In a genomic window of Candidatus Binatia bacterium:
- a CDS encoding GlsB/YeaQ/YmgE family stress response membrane protein: MGFVWTIIIGFVVGLLARMLHPGRDEMGFILTTLLGIGGALVAGFIGRMAGWYRPDEAAGFIASLIGAMLLLWISRRMTHTPRAAT, translated from the coding sequence ATGGGCTTCGTCTGGACCATCATCATCGGCTTCGTGGTCGGTCTGCTCGCCCGCATGCTCCACCCCGGCCGCGACGAGATGGGCTTCATCCTGACCACGCTGCTCGGGATCGGTGGCGCGCTGGTCGCGGGCTTCATCGGCCGGATGGCCGGCTGGTACCGTCCCGACGAGGCGGCGGGCTTCATCGCGTCGCTGATCGGCGCGATGCTGCTGCTGTGGATCTCGAGAAGGATGACGCACACGCCGCGCGCCGCTACTTGA
- a CDS encoding cupin domain-containing protein encodes MKRACRTLATCLPLALLLAGVTAACADAPSEDPAAHGWILFEPDDVAWQPAPPSLLPGAKVAVLEGDPSKEGFFTMRLFLPDGYRVLPHWHTKEERVTVLSGTLHLGHGDTFDPAQAKPLPAGSYSSMPPNMTHFGWASGDTVLQLSTIGPWQIVYLNPEDDPRRATKAD; translated from the coding sequence GTGAAGCGAGCCTGCCGCACCCTCGCGACCTGCCTGCCCCTCGCGCTGCTGCTCGCGGGCGTGACCGCGGCGTGCGCCGATGCGCCGTCCGAGGATCCCGCAGCCCACGGCTGGATCCTCTTCGAGCCCGACGACGTCGCGTGGCAGCCCGCACCACCCTCGCTGCTGCCGGGCGCCAAGGTCGCGGTGCTCGAGGGCGATCCCTCGAAGGAAGGCTTCTTCACCATGCGCCTCTTCCTGCCCGACGGCTACCGCGTCCTGCCGCACTGGCACACGAAGGAGGAGCGCGTCACGGTGCTGTCGGGGACGCTGCACCTCGGGCACGGCGACACCTTCGATCCGGCGCAGGCGAAGCCGCTGCCGGCCGGCTCCTACAGCTCGATGCCGCCCAACATGACGCACTTCGGCTGGGCGAGCGGCGACACCGTCCTGCAGCTCAGCACGATCGGCCCGTGGCAGATCGTGTACCTGAATCCGGAGGACGATCCGCGGCGCGCGACGAAGGCCGATTGA
- a CDS encoding zinc-binding dehydrogenase — protein MEARTASETAAALVLRAPETLERTTLPLPEIGPGDALLRVEACGLCGTDHEQFTGTLPIREAFVPGHEIVGTIERIGDEARRSRGLAPGDRVAVEVFHTCGACEACRSGAHPLCRAHGLRDSYGMATLTMPPGLWGGYATHVFLPPTAVVHRVPPGLDPVEATLFNPLGAGIRWATTLPRIRPGAVVAVLGPGLRGLCAVRALRRAGAGFILLTGAGPRDASRLELGKRLGASVTVDVTQDDPVKVLKRESGGRADVVVDVTAAAPEAFLQAIDLVRTGGTVVIAGMRGSALVERFNPDWIAIKEITMIGARGVTSDAYAAALDVLVEDDLLRAVPRRTAGLDPDEVAALLDEMAHGTERPLHAVIVPQR, from the coding sequence GTGGAGGCGCGCACGGCGAGCGAGACGGCGGCAGCCCTGGTGCTGCGCGCGCCCGAGACGCTCGAGCGCACCACGCTGCCGCTCCCCGAGATCGGTCCAGGTGACGCGCTCCTGCGCGTCGAGGCGTGCGGGCTCTGCGGCACCGACCACGAGCAGTTCACCGGGACGCTGCCGATCCGCGAAGCCTTCGTGCCGGGCCACGAGATCGTCGGCACGATCGAGCGGATCGGCGACGAGGCGCGCCGCAGCCGTGGGCTCGCGCCCGGCGACCGCGTCGCGGTCGAGGTCTTCCACACCTGTGGCGCGTGCGAGGCGTGCCGTAGCGGCGCGCACCCCCTCTGTCGCGCGCACGGGCTGCGCGACTCGTACGGCATGGCGACGCTCACGATGCCGCCCGGACTGTGGGGCGGCTACGCGACGCACGTCTTCCTGCCGCCGACGGCGGTCGTGCACCGTGTGCCTCCGGGGCTCGACCCGGTCGAGGCGACGCTGTTCAACCCGCTCGGCGCGGGCATCCGCTGGGCGACGACGTTGCCGCGCATCCGTCCGGGTGCGGTGGTCGCCGTGCTCGGCCCCGGACTACGCGGTCTGTGCGCGGTGCGGGCGCTGCGGCGCGCGGGCGCGGGCTTCATCCTGCTGACGGGCGCCGGTCCGCGCGACGCGAGCCGGCTCGAGCTCGGCAAGCGCCTCGGCGCGAGCGTCACGGTCGACGTCACGCAGGACGATCCGGTGAAGGTCCTCAAGCGCGAGAGCGGCGGCCGCGCCGACGTGGTGGTCGACGTCACCGCAGCGGCGCCGGAGGCGTTCCTGCAGGCGATCGACCTCGTCCGCACGGGCGGCACGGTGGTGATTGCCGGGATGCGCGGCAGCGCGCTCGTCGAGCGCTTCAATCCCGACTGGATCGCGATCAAGGAGATCACGATGATCGGCGCGCGCGGCGTCACCAGCGACGCCTACGCGGCCGCGCTCGACGTGCTGGTCGAGGACGACCTGCTGCGCGCCGTCCCGCGGCGGACGGCGGGGCTCGATCCGGACGAGGTGGCGGCGCTGCTCGACGAGATGGCGCACGGCACGGAGCGACCGCTGCACGCGGTGATCGTGCCGCAGCGCTGA
- the rpe gene encoding ribulose-phosphate 3-epimerase — protein sequence MAIAPSILAADFRRLGDQVTEALQAGVRRIHIDVMDGQFVPNISMGALVVEALRPLAEPFDAVLEVHLMIVEPDRYLADFHRAGATAMTVHVEACTHLHRTVGAIRALDAQPGVGLNPATPLVALEEILPEIDVALVMSVNPGFGGQKFIASSVDKVRRLRAMLVERGLDHVEIEVDGGVGPDNIAELAAAGMTIAVAGSSVFNQRASVTDNVSLLRSRCAAHGFATR from the coding sequence GTGGCGATCGCGCCGTCGATCCTCGCCGCGGACTTTCGCCGGCTCGGCGATCAGGTGACCGAGGCGCTGCAAGCGGGCGTGCGGCGCATCCACATCGACGTCATGGACGGTCAGTTCGTGCCCAACATCAGCATGGGCGCGCTGGTCGTCGAGGCGCTGCGACCGCTCGCGGAGCCGTTCGACGCCGTGCTCGAGGTGCACCTGATGATCGTCGAGCCCGATCGCTACCTCGCCGACTTCCACCGCGCCGGCGCGACCGCGATGACGGTGCACGTCGAGGCGTGCACGCACCTGCACCGCACCGTAGGCGCGATCCGCGCGCTCGACGCCCAGCCCGGCGTCGGCCTCAACCCGGCGACGCCGCTCGTCGCGCTCGAGGAGATCCTGCCCGAGATCGACGTCGCGCTCGTCATGTCGGTGAACCCGGGGTTCGGCGGTCAGAAGTTCATCGCCTCGAGCGTCGACAAGGTGCGGCGCCTGCGCGCGATGCTGGTCGAGCGTGGGCTCGACCACGTCGAGATCGAGGTCGACGGCGGTGTCGGCCCGGACAACATCGCGGAGCTCGCCGCGGCGGGCATGACGATCGCGGTCGCGGGGTCGTCCGTGTTCAACCAGCGCGCGTCGGTCACGGACAACGTGTCGCTGCTGCGCTCGAGGTGCGCGGCGCACGGCTTCGCGACCCGCTGA
- a CDS encoding DUF1329 domain-containing protein codes for MTTVNRTALAFAFGLAIALSFPVTSAAELKPGDVLNKDTAAQAEGLLPPEILQHYKDGKYENKIVEWPEGKFRWETAFEEATIDNKGKYDVNERGTIIDKSTGQQPPYVYGFPFPDIDPSDPKAGAKILWNAYYGYWYLGNSRNSVRLVWVNPEGIDREAGQDVFFMYYDGQSEKYRVPNPKNLLMQMIATTTFPTDLQGTTALTWRYRDPDRRDSNWAYVPTLRRVRPVSPTNRSDGFLGSDMSQDDGPFFDGKPEDFEWRLLESKEQLRLVDPNSFEAKQNYRWLPQGGWRVMWDKDLQTVGFMDPNWKGLAWAPIGLALAKRPVWIIEATPKDKYYLYGKIQLYVDKDTYQGVFNRKFNWRDELMNTYMIAGFMSEKRVRPDGGEDWLWGATQGYQAAENIKMNRATVSGLQGPGNDPANDRRLPFDPEFFDFNTLQRFGK; via the coding sequence ATGACGACCGTGAACAGGACGGCGCTCGCCTTTGCGTTCGGTCTGGCAATCGCTCTCTCGTTTCCCGTGACGAGCGCGGCCGAGCTCAAGCCGGGCGACGTCTTGAACAAGGACACGGCCGCGCAGGCCGAGGGACTGCTGCCTCCGGAGATCCTGCAGCACTACAAGGACGGCAAGTACGAGAACAAGATCGTCGAGTGGCCCGAGGGGAAGTTCCGCTGGGAGACCGCGTTCGAGGAAGCGACGATCGACAACAAGGGCAAGTACGACGTCAACGAGCGCGGCACGATCATCGACAAGTCGACCGGTCAGCAGCCGCCGTACGTCTACGGCTTCCCCTTCCCCGACATCGATCCGAGCGACCCGAAGGCGGGCGCCAAGATCCTCTGGAACGCGTACTACGGCTACTGGTACCTCGGGAACAGCCGTAACTCCGTGCGGCTGGTCTGGGTGAACCCCGAGGGCATCGACCGCGAGGCCGGCCAGGACGTGTTCTTCATGTACTACGACGGCCAGTCGGAGAAGTACCGCGTCCCGAACCCGAAGAATCTGCTCATGCAGATGATCGCGACGACGACCTTCCCGACCGACCTGCAGGGCACGACCGCGCTCACCTGGCGCTACCGCGATCCCGATCGCCGCGATTCGAACTGGGCCTACGTGCCGACGCTGCGCCGCGTCCGCCCGGTGTCGCCGACCAACCGCTCCGACGGCTTCCTCGGCTCCGACATGAGCCAGGACGACGGTCCGTTCTTCGACGGCAAGCCCGAGGACTTCGAGTGGCGGCTGCTCGAGAGCAAGGAGCAGCTCCGCCTGGTCGATCCGAACAGCTTCGAGGCCAAGCAGAACTACCGCTGGCTGCCGCAGGGCGGCTGGCGCGTGATGTGGGACAAGGACCTGCAGACCGTCGGCTTCATGGATCCGAACTGGAAGGGCCTCGCGTGGGCGCCGATCGGGCTCGCGCTCGCCAAGCGGCCGGTGTGGATCATCGAGGCGACGCCGAAGGACAAGTACTACCTGTACGGCAAGATCCAGCTCTACGTCGACAAGGACACCTACCAGGGCGTCTTCAACCGCAAGTTCAACTGGCGCGACGAGCTCATGAACACCTACATGATCGCCGGCTTCATGAGCGAGAAGCGCGTGCGCCCCGACGGCGGCGAGGACTGGCTGTGGGGCGCGACGCAGGGCTACCAGGCGGCGGAGAACATCAAGATGAATCGCGCCACGGTGAGCGGTCTGCAGGGTCCGGGCAACGACCCGGCGAACGACCGTCGCCTGCCCTTCGATCCGGAGTTCTTCGACTTCAACACGCTGCAGCGCTTCGGAAAGTGA
- a CDS encoding transcriptional repressor yields the protein MKREAVDADLAEELARHGLRATRQRVALLKLLRSQPGHYTVAELHRTLRRSQRRLSRKTVYEMLGSFVQVGLAACVTDGGEPVHYEAYTGPHYHARCRICQRLIDLPARADAQVRGYTDVPEGFVVETINVTLRGVCLRCRDER from the coding sequence ATGAAGCGCGAGGCCGTCGACGCCGATCTCGCCGAGGAGCTCGCCCGGCACGGCTTGCGCGCGACGCGCCAGCGCGTCGCGCTGCTCAAGCTGCTGCGCTCGCAGCCGGGCCACTACACGGTCGCCGAGCTGCACCGCACGCTGCGCCGCTCGCAGCGTCGCCTGAGCCGCAAGACCGTGTACGAGATGCTCGGCTCGTTCGTGCAGGTCGGGCTCGCGGCGTGCGTCACCGACGGCGGTGAGCCGGTCCACTACGAGGCCTACACCGGACCGCACTACCACGCGCGCTGCCGCATCTGTCAGCGCTTGATCGACCTCCCCGCGCGCGCCGACGCGCAGGTTCGCGGCTACACCGACGTGCCGGAAGGCTTCGTCGTCGAGACGATCAACGTGACGCTGCGAGGCGTGTGCCTGCGCTGCCGCGACGAGCGCTGA
- a CDS encoding cytochrome c peroxidase → MSRTTKGLASLLSAAVLVGLAAVASAQQQKASAPADESKPPLGVSETIWEIALPGGPPKPEMIALGEKLFNDKRLSADDTVACATCHDPKKGFVDHLPTSEGIGKQVGKRNAPTILAAMFNATQFWDGRATTLEDQAKLPILNPIEMGMKSPDEVVAKIRGIPEYNEEFQKVFGREVTYDDIAAAIAAFERTLPGVEAPFDRYIRGDSNAISASAKRGWALFNGKGRCNTCHAFSTTSPLFSDQKFHNIGIAAHKTDFVELARNALKIVRTGDLDQIDRLALETDMSELGRFLVTKQPADIGAFKTPTLRNVAVTAPYMHDGSLATLWDVMDHYNKGGVPNPFLDGGMQRLGLTEAEIDDLVAFMETLTSDSQAALAKQEMAKMRAKKNVRPERDTEVAMGKKGNMGDLAPDPDLKNPAEIGVLPPVPTL, encoded by the coding sequence ATGAGTCGCACGACGAAGGGCCTCGCGTCGTTGTTGTCCGCCGCCGTGCTCGTCGGCCTCGCCGCCGTTGCCTCCGCGCAGCAGCAGAAGGCGAGCGCGCCCGCCGACGAGTCGAAGCCACCGCTCGGCGTCTCGGAGACCATCTGGGAGATCGCGCTTCCCGGCGGCCCGCCGAAGCCCGAGATGATCGCGCTGGGCGAGAAGCTGTTCAACGACAAGCGTCTGTCCGCGGACGACACCGTCGCCTGCGCGACGTGCCACGATCCGAAGAAGGGCTTCGTCGACCACCTGCCGACGTCCGAGGGCATCGGCAAGCAGGTCGGCAAGCGCAACGCGCCGACCATCCTCGCGGCGATGTTCAACGCCACCCAATTCTGGGATGGACGCGCGACCACCCTCGAGGACCAGGCCAAGCTGCCGATCCTGAATCCGATCGAGATGGGGATGAAGTCGCCCGACGAGGTGGTCGCGAAGATCCGCGGCATCCCCGAGTACAACGAGGAGTTCCAGAAGGTCTTCGGGCGCGAGGTCACCTACGACGACATCGCGGCGGCGATCGCGGCGTTCGAGCGCACGCTGCCGGGCGTCGAGGCGCCGTTCGACCGCTACATCCGCGGTGACTCCAACGCGATCAGCGCGTCGGCGAAGCGCGGCTGGGCGCTGTTCAACGGCAAGGGACGTTGCAACACCTGCCACGCGTTCAGCACGACGAGCCCGCTGTTCTCGGACCAGAAGTTCCACAACATCGGCATCGCGGCGCACAAGACGGACTTCGTCGAGCTCGCGCGCAACGCCTTGAAGATCGTCCGCACGGGCGACCTCGACCAGATCGATCGCCTGGCGCTCGAGACCGACATGTCGGAGCTCGGACGCTTCCTGGTCACCAAGCAGCCCGCCGACATCGGCGCCTTCAAGACGCCGACCCTGCGCAACGTCGCGGTCACCGCGCCGTACATGCACGACGGCTCGCTCGCGACGCTGTGGGACGTCATGGACCACTACAACAAGGGCGGCGTGCCGAACCCGTTCCTCGACGGCGGCATGCAGCGTCTCGGCCTCACCGAGGCCGAGATCGACGACCTGGTCGCGTTCATGGAGACGCTCACCAGCGATTCGCAGGCTGCGCTGGCCAAGCAGGAGATGGCCAAGATGCGCGCCAAGAAGAACGTTCGCCCCGAGCGCGACACCGAGGTTGCCATGGGCAAGAAGGGCAACATGGGCGATCTCGCGCCGGATCCGGATCTCAAGAACCCCGCCGAGATCGGCGTCCTGCCGCCCGTGCCGACGCTGTGA
- a CDS encoding metallophosphoesterase: MPRGVKSIETKHYEEREAFFAGLKRLSRRGFMKVATASAAAAMAKGVFAPHSFQLVEIAHGAEGENKSFTFAYISDTHLYEQKLNDRFVRAILKAVDDVNAMDPQPDFVLFGGDLAQLGKPEELELGAQILKSVKAPVKMMVGEHDWFLDMGEKWRDLFGPEQYSFDHKGVHFITLMSVFEKDFWTERGMTPEERMLTVAGLDNPIQSRFEVGEEGRKWLAEDLAKVDKKTPIVVFSHSPLYKYYRPWNFWTDDAEEVQALLQPFEKVTVIHGHTHQLLSNQIGNISFHGMLSTAWPWPYAPEGLPKLTVQMNRADPFSQFDGCGDGTFDVLESGLVDKVYNLWDRNPVTVSAAYLRSNGAKDRPSATKLPSY; this comes from the coding sequence ATGCCACGCGGAGTGAAAAGCATCGAGACCAAGCACTACGAGGAGCGCGAAGCCTTCTTCGCCGGGCTGAAGCGCCTCTCGCGGCGCGGCTTCATGAAGGTCGCGACGGCGTCGGCGGCCGCGGCGATGGCGAAGGGCGTGTTCGCGCCGCACAGCTTCCAGCTCGTCGAGATCGCGCACGGCGCGGAAGGCGAGAACAAGAGCTTCACCTTCGCCTACATCTCCGACACGCACCTCTACGAGCAGAAGCTCAACGACCGCTTCGTGCGCGCCATCCTGAAGGCCGTCGACGACGTCAACGCGATGGACCCGCAGCCGGACTTCGTGCTGTTCGGCGGCGACCTCGCTCAGCTCGGCAAGCCGGAGGAGCTCGAGCTGGGGGCGCAGATCCTCAAGAGCGTCAAGGCTCCCGTCAAGATGATGGTCGGCGAGCACGACTGGTTCCTCGACATGGGCGAGAAGTGGCGCGACCTGTTCGGCCCCGAGCAGTACTCGTTCGACCACAAGGGCGTGCACTTCATCACGCTCATGAGCGTCTTCGAGAAGGACTTCTGGACCGAGCGCGGCATGACGCCCGAGGAGCGCATGCTGACGGTCGCCGGGCTCGACAACCCGATCCAGTCGCGCTTCGAGGTCGGCGAAGAGGGCCGCAAGTGGCTCGCCGAGGACCTCGCGAAGGTCGACAAGAAGACGCCGATCGTCGTCTTCTCGCACTCGCCGCTCTACAAGTACTACCGGCCCTGGAACTTCTGGACGGACGACGCCGAGGAGGTGCAGGCGCTCCTGCAGCCGTTCGAGAAGGTGACCGTCATCCACGGCCACACCCACCAGCTGCTGTCGAACCAGATCGGCAACATCTCGTTCCACGGCATGCTGTCGACGGCCTGGCCCTGGCCGTACGCGCCGGAAGGCTTGCCGAAGCTCACCGTGCAGATGAACCGCGCGGATCCGTTCTCGCAGTTCGACGGCTGCGGCGACGGCACGTTCGACGTGCTCGAGAGCGGGCTGGTCGACAAGGTCTACAACCTGTGGGACCGCAACCCGGTCACGGTGTCGGCGGCGTACCTGAGGTCGAACGGCGCGAAGGACCGGCCGTCGGCGACCAAGCTCCCATCGTACTGA
- a CDS encoding cytochrome C, whose product MRSRILIIGGTLVAVVAAVGVAARSGADGPRQDLPKHDVPKSKDGNLVVALCDGETTVEVEGVAEGQELTREQAQRVSDQLMAEWKKKNPNARWEDRPVQVAQASAPSGAAGSPSAGAQVGSAAGAQNGSTGAPPVAAGEPPGAAVGTPGDEKVQTGIYSAFTERDEKIWQAATDQFVKDGHRIFHDAKAFGGTIGVSCDMCHPDAANTHPETYPKFQVQLGRVAMLRDMINWCIENPARGKPLPDDDVRLKAMEAYILAQRKGVPLDYGKH is encoded by the coding sequence ATGCGATCGCGTATCCTCATCATCGGCGGCACGCTCGTGGCGGTCGTCGCTGCGGTCGGCGTCGCGGCGCGCTCGGGCGCCGACGGACCGCGGCAAGACCTGCCGAAGCACGACGTGCCCAAGTCGAAGGACGGCAATCTGGTGGTGGCGCTCTGCGACGGCGAGACCACGGTCGAGGTCGAGGGCGTCGCCGAGGGCCAGGAGCTGACGCGCGAGCAGGCGCAGCGCGTCTCCGACCAGCTCATGGCCGAGTGGAAGAAGAAGAACCCGAACGCGCGCTGGGAGGATCGTCCGGTGCAGGTCGCGCAGGCGAGCGCGCCGTCCGGCGCCGCGGGATCACCGTCCGCGGGCGCCCAGGTCGGTAGCGCCGCGGGCGCACAGAACGGATCGACGGGCGCGCCGCCCGTCGCCGCAGGCGAGCCGCCGGGCGCGGCGGTCGGGACGCCGGGCGACGAGAAGGTCCAGACCGGCATCTACAGCGCCTTCACCGAGCGCGACGAGAAGATCTGGCAGGCCGCGACCGACCAGTTCGTCAAGGACGGCCACCGCATCTTCCACGACGCGAAGGCGTTCGGCGGCACGATCGGCGTGTCGTGCGACATGTGCCACCCCGACGCCGCGAACACGCACCCGGAGACCTATCCCAAGTTCCAGGTGCAGCTCGGCCGCGTCGCGATGCTGCGCGACATGATCAACTGGTGCATCGAGAACCCGGCGCGCGGCAAGCCGCTGCCCGACGACGACGTGCGGCTGAAGGCGATGGAGGCCTACATCCTCGCGCAGCGCAAGGGAGTGCCGCTCGACTACGGCAAGCACTGA
- a CDS encoding GNAT family N-acetyltransferase, which produces MPAITARRFRPEDRAAVRRICHRVGYMGEPATWYWPHVESFADIWTAYYTDHEPQSLFVAVRGDEVVGYLSGCIDSRRAPDPAQALSRAVVRHKLFLRAKIARFLLRGIRDALREGPAPSGTLDDPRWPSHLHINLLPEARGVGAGAALMEAWLATLRAAGSPGCHLTTMLENERALAFFERMGFKRHGAPHLLPGMRTPSGGRHHMQYMVRDV; this is translated from the coding sequence GTGCCAGCGATCACGGCCCGCCGCTTCCGTCCCGAAGACCGCGCCGCCGTGCGGCGCATCTGTCACCGGGTCGGCTACATGGGCGAGCCGGCGACTTGGTACTGGCCGCACGTCGAGAGCTTCGCCGACATCTGGACCGCGTACTACACGGACCACGAGCCGCAGTCGCTCTTCGTTGCGGTGCGCGGCGACGAGGTGGTCGGCTACCTGTCGGGCTGCATCGACAGCCGGCGCGCGCCCGATCCGGCGCAGGCGCTGTCGCGCGCCGTCGTCCGCCACAAGCTCTTCCTGCGCGCGAAGATCGCGCGCTTTCTGCTGCGCGGGATCCGCGACGCGCTCCGCGAAGGCCCGGCGCCGAGCGGCACGCTCGACGATCCGCGCTGGCCGTCGCACCTGCACATCAACCTGCTGCCCGAGGCGCGCGGCGTCGGCGCCGGCGCGGCGTTGATGGAGGCGTGGCTCGCGACGCTGCGTGCGGCGGGCTCACCGGGCTGTCACTTGACGACGATGCTCGAGAACGAGCGCGCCCTCGCCTTCTTCGAGCGAATGGGCTTCAAGCGCCACGGCGCGCCGCACCTGCTGCCCGGCATGCGGACGCCGTCGGGCGGACGTCACCACATGCAGTACATGGTGCGCGACGTCTGA
- a CDS encoding peroxiredoxin: MALRLGDTAPDFTAETTEGPIRFHEYIEGSWAVLFSHPKDFTPVCTTELGYMAKIKPEFDKRGVKILGLSVDPVDSHREWSKDIQETQGYAPNYPIIADPDRKIANLYDMIHPNALDTLTVRSVFVIGPDKKIKLMLTYPASTGRNFDEILRAIDSLQLTAKHSVATPVNWKEGEDCIIVPSLSDEEAKKKFPSGWKAQKPYLRLVPQPRD, encoded by the coding sequence ATGGCACTTCGACTCGGTGACACGGCTCCCGACTTCACGGCCGAGACCACCGAAGGACCGATTCGCTTCCACGAGTACATCGAGGGAAGCTGGGCGGTGCTGTTCTCGCACCCCAAGGACTTCACGCCCGTCTGCACGACCGAGCTCGGCTACATGGCCAAGATCAAGCCCGAGTTCGACAAGCGCGGCGTCAAGATCCTCGGCCTCAGCGTCGACCCCGTCGACTCGCACCGCGAGTGGTCGAAGGACATCCAGGAGACGCAGGGCTACGCGCCGAACTACCCGATCATCGCCGATCCGGACCGCAAGATCGCGAACCTTTACGACATGATCCACCCGAACGCGCTCGACACGCTGACGGTGCGCTCGGTGTTCGTCATCGGCCCGGACAAGAAGATCAAGCTGATGCTCACCTACCCGGCGAGCACCGGCCGCAACTTCGACGAGATCCTGCGCGCGATCGACTCGCTGCAGCTCACCGCGAAGCACAGCGTCGCGACGCCGGTGAACTGGAAGGAAGGCGAGGACTGCATCATCGTGCCCTCGCTGTCCGACGAGGAAGCGAAGAAGAAGTTCCCGAGCGGCTGGAAGGCGCAGAAGCCCTACCTGCGTCTCGTTCCGCAGCCGCGCGACTGA
- a CDS encoding ATP-binding protein, whose protein sequence is MARRSSREPTGHTILVVDDQEETLISVGSLLRKQGHEVLLAESGERALEIIRERELHLILVDYFMPRMTGEELVREIRKFDPLVQIILQTGYSGNKPPREMLAELDIQGYHDKANGPEELLLWVDVGLKAYRLIKRLRERERLQAELVANVSHEFRTPLNVIAGYSELLIDGQFGKLPQEALEPLRAVEEASRNLAELVSDFLSYARIEAGVQAVGEQRIRLDEVVAELTRLARVLLEEKPVEFRVERDYAPDVLVTDSVKLRTILRNLITNAAKFTPEGSITLRIGRVDDKLAFAVEDTGPGIRPEDLEVIFEPFRQAEEVAERAQGGIGLGLTLARRLAWLLGGDLGATSEIGRGSTFTLLLPERVAANREAIGAAAGGGPRSVDPTGLA, encoded by the coding sequence ATGGCGCGTCGATCCTCGAGAGAACCCACGGGACACACCATCCTGGTCGTCGACGACCAGGAGGAGACCCTGATCTCGGTCGGCAGCCTGCTCCGAAAGCAGGGGCACGAAGTGCTCCTGGCGGAAAGCGGCGAGCGCGCGCTCGAGATCATCCGCGAGCGCGAGCTGCACCTCATCCTGGTCGACTACTTCATGCCGCGCATGACCGGCGAGGAGCTCGTGCGCGAGATCCGCAAGTTCGACCCGCTCGTGCAGATCATCCTGCAGACCGGGTACTCCGGGAACAAGCCGCCGCGCGAGATGCTCGCCGAGCTCGACATCCAGGGCTACCACGACAAGGCGAACGGCCCCGAGGAGCTGCTGCTCTGGGTCGACGTCGGGCTCAAGGCCTACCGGCTCATCAAGCGGCTGCGCGAGCGCGAGCGCCTGCAAGCCGAGCTCGTGGCGAACGTCTCGCACGAGTTCCGCACGCCGCTCAACGTCATCGCCGGCTACAGCGAGCTGCTGATCGACGGCCAGTTCGGCAAGCTGCCGCAGGAAGCGCTCGAGCCGCTGCGCGCGGTCGAGGAAGCGAGCCGCAACCTCGCCGAGCTGGTGTCCGACTTCCTGAGCTACGCGCGCATCGAGGCGGGCGTGCAGGCGGTCGGCGAGCAGCGGATCCGGCTCGACGAGGTGGTGGCCGAGCTGACGCGGCTCGCGCGGGTGCTGCTCGAGGAGAAGCCGGTCGAGTTCCGCGTCGAGCGCGACTACGCGCCCGACGTGCTGGTCACCGACTCCGTCAAGCTGCGCACGATCCTGCGCAACCTGATCACCAACGCCGCGAAGTTCACGCCCGAAGGCTCGATCACGCTGCGCATCGGGCGGGTCGACGACAAGCTCGCGTTCGCCGTCGAGGACACCGGCCCCGGCATCCGCCCCGAGGACCTCGAGGTCATCTTCGAGCCGTTCCGCCAGGCCGAGGAGGTCGCGGAGCGCGCGCAGGGTGGGATCGGTCTTGGCTTGACGCTGGCGCGTCGCCTCGCCTGGCTGCTCGGTGGCGACCTCGGCGCGACGAGCGAGATCGGACGCGGCTCGACCTTCACCTTGTTGTTGCCCGAGCGCGTCGCGGCAAACCGCGAGGCGATCGGCGCCGCGGCCGGCGGCGGCCCCCGCTCCGTCGACCCGACGGGCCTCGCCTGA